The genomic stretch CGAAAACGACTTAGGCAGCCCCTTTCGtatattttgaaatcttcagaggcccataacttcttcgttactcatccttttttactacttcaagtagcgttggaaatcatatttgatgggaaacagTATGGTATGGTCATTATCTAATTATCTCTTCGTCGAATTTGCACGAAAAAAGCCCTAGGCAGCAGCCCCTTCCGtatattttgaaatcttcaagacccataacttcttcgttactcgTCCTTTTTTACTACTTCAACCTGCGTTGAAAATCATATTTGGTGGGAAACAATGAGGTATGGTCATTATCTGGTTATCCTTTCGTCGAATTTGTACGAAAACGCCCTAAGCAGTCTCTTCCGTATATTTTGAAATCTTCCGAGAcccataacttcttcgttactcgTCCTTGTTGACTACTTCAAGTAGTGTTGGAAATTATATTTGAAGGAAAACAGTATGGTatggtcattatctgattatctctTCGTCGAATTGCACGAAAACGACTTAGGCAGCCCCTTTCGtatattttgaaatcttcagaggcccataacttcttcgttactcATCCTTTTTTACTACTTCAAGTAGCGTTGGAAATCATATTTGTTGGGAAACAGTATGGTatggtcattatctgattatctctTCGTCGAATTTGCACGAAAACGCCCTAGGCAGCCCCTTCCGtatattttgaaatcttcagaggcccataacttcttcgttactcgTCCTTTTTTACTACTTCAAGTTGCGTTGGAAATCATATTTGGTGGGAAACAATGGAGTatggtcattatctgattatctttTCGTCGAATTTGCACGAAAATGCCCTAGGCCTAATCCAACCCTTTGCTATTCCACTACGATTTTGCGTTACAACATCTATGACTATTCAAAGTCTCGACTAGAAAAGCACCTCATTTCTTACTTCTTAGTATGAAGATTggacattttaaaattttgttaatCTTTCCCCACTTTATACGTACTAACAAAAGACCCTAATGAATTGTGTCATGACACTTCACTGAAATCAAGTCACCACAAAAAATATTCTAGAATTGAAGTACTAACAAAAGAACACTAATGAAttagttttcttatttttaaaattgaagtaCTATATTTAGTAGTCTAAGTTTTGacgaaataaatataacaacataaataaatttcataatggGCGTGACTGACGTAAGCATTCATAAATACTCCACTacctaaaaaaaatatactagcatTCATTCGAAGAATCTTTCCATAATGCCATCACATTCGAAAATCTTAAGAGCATCttcaatggcggacgtccggtcggacatccgcgacgggcgaccgggacgtccgccattgtaacgaagcaactcggatacggacgtcggatgtcctcggacgtccgggcgacgggcgggcggacgtccgccattgtggcgtgggtcggacgtccggtattaatttttttttaaaaaactctatatatacggctcgttgaacttcatttcattcgcaccacttgtgttaattttttttgttttaaaactctatatatacgattGACGTTGatgtgattaattttttttgttttattactatgtaattttttttttcgaatcatgtatgttttttttaatgaagttgttaatctttcatgttcgtattcgtgttgaaattttatttccgtaaacgtaaattgctttatttgtgaatttgtgatttttttattgcgggaagtcctagtgggaagggtgaTGGGAAGAACAGATTGTGCAGGgaaagtcctagtgacgtggcagtggaatgggaagtcctagtgacgtggcagtgggtgtttttgggaagtcctagtagatgtccgagtgggacatccgtgcattggagatgttctaataacaaaataaaaagcaaaataaaacaaatctaTTAATAATTAACGGAAAATATTACACAAAATCGTTAAAATAATTCGAGAAAtatacaataatataaaataccaattttttttagtaattcaCTGAAATCAATATTGGGTATAAAATTGGTTCAAATATATATGAAAttcaatgaaaaaataatagtacttcCTTCACCCTTTAAAATAagaactattttcattttagttcgtccttTAAAATTATAccacatatttttattattataagaactattttcattttagtttgtcctttAAAATTATaccacatatttttatttaataataaattttcttttctatGAAGGGAGACccattatttattaataattctttaaatatattttctttttatatttttaatggaaatttatatttttaaagaaaGGAGCTAAGAATAGATTAGAAAGGAGCCGTAAAAATCGACCCCACTCACTCAACGCGACAAAAGGAGGCGCTGAAATTGAAGAAGCTTCTACACATGCTTTTCTTTGTCAATCTTCAAAACTTTGAAAATTCGTGGAAAATTTATCTCAACTTCACCCACCATTTTTtccatttcttcttctctcaCTCACTAGAATTGTTTGTTAATAATATTCAAGCACAAAACAGTTGttatctctctctgtctctatctcatctctctctctctttctctgcaGAAAAAAGGCAAATTTCCCAGAATCGATACTAAAAGGAGCAAGAAATCTCCAGTTCTAATCTCTTTTTCATGGTTATCTGCTATGAGtttttataaatgtatatagatatgtatatatgtttttttCTGTTGGATCAcagatttttctatttttcaaatattttttgcaGCTGGAtttatagttttatttgataacgTAAACTTAATTTGCTGCAAAAATTCGTCATATGATGATCCAGTGGCAATTGAAATAAAGGTAGCTTTTACAGAAAATTTGTTGAATTTGAGTGCCTAGAAATACTTTAGTAGTATATCTGTAATTAACAACTATCAACTCGTTTTGTATTATCTGGAAAGTTCAAAGTTGTATTTGTGAAAATTGACAACTTTGCTTCTTTGCAAATAATTTATTAGTGTATGTGTGAGAGGAGAGGAATATGTGGGGTTGTATCTatcatttaaaaattaatgcGGCTTGCCTACATTATTACTCATGAATCATCACAAACTTTGTTTTCTAGCTCAGATTTCCTTTTCCATCAGTTTTCAACAAGTCccacaatttataaatatttttatttcacaaAAAATAATGTTGTTTACTTTGAGTTTTGCTGGTCAATTCAGTTTAGGTGGAATTTGAAGATAAACAGCCTCAAATTGCTCTAATTATCTCATTTATTTTCCAAGACTTATTGACTTTTACGATTTTTTGAACCTTTCTATCTGCTCCCTCATATATGATTTATGAATATGTAAGTTGTAGAATCATAAATAGCTGTTTTGGATCATGTTTCCACTGTTCTTGAAATAAAACtcgccctctctctctctagggaAAAAGAAACCATGAAGAAGACAAGGTTGATGATCAAATTAATGGTGATCATGCTATTACCAGCTGCATTATACGCAGAGCCAAGATCTCAGAAAATAAAGCAAATCTGTGGAACCCAACGTGAGCACAACACCACTCTCTTTGTGCCAAATTTTGTGGCCGTTATGGAGAACATAAGCACACAAATCCGGCTTTCAGGCTTCGGCGTGGCGGAGGTGGGCTCTGGGCCCGACAAGAACTACGGATTGGCTCAATGCTACGGCGACCTTTCTCCCGTTGACTGCGTGCTGTGCTATGCCGAAGCCCGGACAGTCCTGCCGCAGTGCTATCCCGTCAATGGAGGGAGGATCTACCTGGACGGCTGCTTCATGCGGGCCGAGAACTACAGCTTCTTTGGGGAGCACACGGGCCCGACTGATCAGGCTGTGTGTGGGAACATAACCCGGCCCCAACCAGCCTTCCATGAATCAGTCAGACAGGCGTTGTCGCAGGCAGTTTCAGCTGCACCGAGCAACTACGGCTATGCACGGGCCCAGGTGGCTGTGGCCCAGACGAGAAACCAGTCGGCCTACGTCCTGGCTGACTGCTGGAGGACGATCAGCCCTAGCGCTTGCCGAGAGTGCCTGGTGAATGCGTCTGCAGCCATATCGGGCTGCCTGCCTGCTTCTGAGGGCCGGGCACTCAACACGGGGTGTTTCATGAGGTATTCAGACGTCAATTTTCTCAATCCTGTACCTAGAAATGGAAGCTCAAGAGGTAATAAAACTAGTTAGAGTGTGTTTTTGTCTTGAGTTTTTGCCTTCCTTAGCCTTTTCTGATATAGGTCTTCTGCTGCTGCCACTGCAGGCAGAACTATCGGCATTGTGATAGCAGCTATCAGTGCAGCAGCCGTCCTAATAATGGCGGCCATCATCGGATTTTACATACGGAAGAACAGAACCATccaaaagaagagaaaaggtaCAAGCTAACACAATTTGTGAATGTCTTTCCTAGGTTAGACCTTTCCTGAGATGTTATCAGCAATTCGTGAGGCCCAAGCAATCTTAAGAGATTGATTTATTTCCTGTTTCAGGCGACGTGGAGAAACTAGTGAAGACCCTCCACGACCAAAGCCTAAACTTCAAACATTCCACACTAGAGAAAGCTACTGATTCTTTCAATGAAGCAAACAAACTAGGACAAGGTGGTTTTGGGACAGTGTATAAGGTCATCACTCAGAAATATCAGTAGAGAAACAAACCTCTTTATGCATGCGTGCTTTCTGAATTCTGATACAGGGAAACAAAATCTTGATGCAGGGAGTTTTGCCAGATGGGAGAGAGATAGCTGTCAAGAGGCTCTTCTTCAACAACAAACACAGAGCAGCAGATTTCTATAATGAAGTAAACATGATCAGTAGCGTCGAACACAAGAATCTTGTAAGGTTGTTGGGGTGCAGCTGCTCAGGACCAGAAAGCCTTCTTGTTTACGAGTTCTTGCCTAACAAAAGCCTCGATCGGTTCATCTTTGGTAATAAAGTACTCGTTTTCAGGTTCTAAAACTAGGTTTCTGGTCCAGCTTTTCAGTGGTGTATGTAGTAATCTTTGTTAATTGATTCACAGATTCAAGCAATGGTAAAGCACTCTACTGGGAGAAGAGACTCGAGATAATTATAGGAACAGCAGAGGGGTTAGTGTACCTTCATGAAAACACGAAAACGAGAATCATTCACAGAGACATCAAAGCGAGCAACATACTCTTGGATTCCAGATTGCGCGCTAAAATTGCAGATTTCGGGCTGGCTAGGTCCTTCCAAGAAGATAAAAGTCACATCAGCACAGCCATAGCAGGAACACTGTGAGTGTATCAATCATACTACTAGTTAAGTAATAAACTTATGAACACTAACTGATCCCAACAAAAATTCTTGAATCCACAAATTGCAGAGGATATATGGCCCCAGAATACCTAGCTCACGGCCAGTTAACAGAAAAAGTAGATGTTTACAGCTACGGAGTGCTTCTGCTAGAAATCATCACGGGCAGGCAGAATAACAGAAGCAAAACCACAGAGTATACAGACAGCTTGGTGACAATTGTGAGTTCCAAACATATCTACATATATATACTAATTCGATTTTCTTGGGACTAAACTAATTTGTATGGTTCAGGCATGGAACCATTTCCAGCGAAGAACAGTGGAGGAGCTCTTCGACCCCAACCTAATGCTGCATAACTACAGCACCATCGACATTAAGAGCGAGATTCTAAGGGCGGTTCACGTGGGACTCTTGTGCACACAAGAAATCCCTTTGCTACGGCCAACCATGTCTAAGGCGCTACTGATGCTAGTGGGCAAGGAGCACCTGCCAGCACCAACCAGTCCCCCATTCATGGATGATAAGACAATGGAATTCAACAATATCAGCTTGGACACGTCGCCAATCCTTAATAATGGCGATGCGGCCTCAGTTGCCAACCTTTCCCAGAGTCTTTTCCTTCCTAGGTGACCTAGAAGCTGAGTGTTTTAAGGGGAAACTTTGTGATGTATTGCTTTGTTGAGTTTTAGAGTTGAACTGCTTAGAGAGAGATTTTAGTGTAAATTAAATCATCCATGTTACATATACTCGCATATAAATTTTGACATTTTCACTCAACAATATAGAGATACAAACAGATTTTAGTATGGATTAAGCATTAACTTATACATAGGAACAAAATTTCCAAGGGACTTGTGCTTGTGGGGAGGCTGATGTATATACCATATTGCAACCTATACCATTGCTCAACAGATTCAGTAGTTGAAGAAAGCCAGCGCATGAAACTGAACCTGCATTCAGAAGATCCAGTCTGGTGGCAAGGGTACCTTCCTAACGAGTCACCACCAAATTCCCCATGAGCCCTGCACCAATCTCGTAGAACTTGGCCTCGGAAAAGCCCACCTCTCCAGCTAGCTGCTCCAACTCCTTTCCTGCATCGAAACACGAATAAGTTTATGGATTATATATTTTCACCCTCCTAGCAGTGGATAAAGTGATAATGCAATTTGTTTCTCATGGTTGAGTATTGGTACAATTGGTCACCAAAGTAGATTTGTTCCAAACATCATCCTTTCTATTTCAGTTTCCTCAAAGAAAATTGTATGTAGACATGTGAAATAGGAAATATACCCGTCAGATATTCCTTGATTGAGCTCTTCAAGTACTGGTACTCGTCGGCTAGGGCATAGCCACTTGCAATCGGAACCACTATGTAATCAATCATCCAATCCTGAAAAAACCAAGATATGTAATGAGATCcttaaaacacacacacacacacacaactgtAACTTGGTTTAAGTGATTGTTTAGGAACATCAGAGCTAGATGTTATGTGCACAAGACATTATTTGCTTGCTTATTGTTGGAGATAAATGTTTAGAGAAATCAGTTCTAATAAATAGACATTAGACACAAGGCTTATATGAGTATTACAAAGAAGGTAATTTATAGCACTAAAAATTAGTTCAGTAAATACCTGGACAGAAGAGTTTAATGAGCTAGTGCTTTTGTTGAAGTCAAGAATAGATACTTTTGAACCAGGTTTCAGAACTTTATACATCTCCTCCATAGCTTTTCTCCTATCTACAATATTTCTCAAGCCATAGCCAATGGTTGCGGCATCAAATGAGGATCTAGGGAATGGTAAATCGGCTGCATCTCCTTCAATCCACCTAAGATGAATCAAGGTTCATGAATGGGGTAAAGACATAAAGCTTCAAGGGACATTTTAGTCACTTTGGCCATCTTCAAAGTTTGGCTGCAAGATAGGATATGCTTACTCGATGTTCTTGTAACAGGCCTTTGCTTGCGCACTCTGGCGAGTTGCAGCAATTTGTAACTGCTCCTTTGAGAAATCGAGAGCAATCACCTTTCAATGCCAATAGTCAAAGTGAGTCTAAGATGCTTATCACTTGCATGAACTATTCATGAGTTTCAAAAATGAGACACAAGATGCACCCTAGCACGAGCTATCCAGCTCGACAGGCCAAAATGCCCATAAATTATGGGAACTGTACTTCTAAAACTATTAACAGTTAAGCTTGCTGAATATAATGACAAGAAGATTCTGACCAGAGTACATCTTAAAAAACATCAAATTTAACCTCTCTAATCCTGTAAACACTCAACCAACTGTAGATTTATTAGTGCCTTAGTCGACTATATAACAAATCAAGCAAGCGGCAATGCTTAGAATCTCAGCTAACCGACGGACAGTCATTGAGCAAAATAAGAAACAGCAGATAAATATGCCTAATAGTTAGGATCATTAGATGGAAAAAAGCAGTCGGAAAAGTAAAGAAGACAGAGAATATGGTGAGGAAAGCAAACCTTGCCACTGATTCCAACTTTTTCAGACAACAGAAAAGCCAAATCCCCACTTCCACAACAAACATCCAACACAGTATCTCCTTCTTTAACTCTGTTTTCACATTGAAAATGAACCTTACTATTTATAATCAGCTCAACACTGACCTCACCACATTAACATTTTGTACTTCATAAGTTTTACTAGTAttctattttgaaaaaaaaatgtgcaATCCTCACCCACAGAGAACACAGCACACATGaaacaatgaaaaaaatagtaaacTCATAAGTCATACCAAGCCAAATTCAAACTTAATATTATCGAATTAGGTCCTGCAGTGTTTCCGTATTACAAATACAATACTCCTATTTGATTTCAAAATTCATTTCTGTTTAATTTAGCCTAAATTAGTAACCGTGCATCAAATTGAATCAGTTGGGAGGTTATTTCTTGCATCTGCAGGCATAAAATTGTTTATCTCTATAGCTATATCATAGTATTAACACTTCCAAAAATTCACAAAATGCAagatatgagagagagagaggaagcaGGATATATACCCGCTCCAGGAAACAGCCATCCTCTTCCACACTCTATGCATTCCTAAACTTAACAAATCATTCAACTGCAAAGAAAAGCCTCATAATCCAAAATTCAATCTGAGATAATGGAAAATATCACTATCCCAAGCTAAATTGAGACGTTAAATGAAGATAAAGCTTAGAGAAATGGAGGTGCTAACGTTATCATAGACAGGGGCAATGCGGTTAAAAAGCGCCTGCCTGTCAGCAGCGCACCTGACCGGTCTGATAATGGACCGTGACGCCGGCCGATGCCGGCCACCGGCTGTGGACGGAAAAGCAAATTGAAGTGCAGCCATTtcattgttttttaatttttaaattattttatatatatgacCAGTCATGATTGGTGAGCGTCTATTTTCAAACCAGCGGATTCATAATTATAGATTCCATGCTATATTGAATAATTTAGAATTGAAAATGGGAAAAGTAATACTAGTACTCTAAAGATTAAtcgaaatataaaaaatggagATGGTTAATCGCGTTGTAAGAAAAAATACATACTAGGAGTGTAAAATATAACATAATGTGTGTTATTGCAATTTAGTACTATTAACGAATTTTCAAAACTTGAATTGATTTTAAATGCCTACTTGATCAATATTACTAGGTCACTGGGCCAATAACTAGGCACAAAAAAAGAACAAGGGAAAATCAAGAATGAACCAACCCCAGCAGGGACAAgagcatttttttttatataattattatattcgATACTGAAATATTAGAGCAAGTCACATAAATTTCTTCTAAGAATATACATAGTGATTGCATTTAACAATGTCTAGAGACAAAAACACATAACACGGAGTGTATTTATAAGGTCATTCTCCATTCATAAATAAATGTCCAGAGAGATTTTCCAtcatagccaaatgcatattcTCCGAAGGTTTCCAGTGCCTCTTCCTTTGGTTTATGAACCAGTTGTTTATCTGCTTCTGGTCCAGCCCTGTCATCTCTGCCAGCGAGACCTTGTCTACTTCCTGCACGCCATCGTCATTGATATTTCATGACGTACAACTTCAGCATACAATAAATGTAGAATATATGCCCATCTCGGATTGTTTTTCATGCACTGTCTAAGATTGATTGTTAAGTAGTATAGTAGTATATCACATAATAACATAGATACCGTGATCATGACATTGTCCAAATTTATCACAAATATGAATTATGCAAATTTAGATTGAATATCATATGGGGGACAAATTTAGACTGATCAACTCGTTAGCTCACATTTGGATTTATGTCGGATTACATTTCATGCAAGCCATGTTTTGTATCAAGAAAGATATAGGAAATGGTTAAGAAgatcataaattcataatgtAATCTTACTCCATGCCACTGTCTTAACATTTCTGAATATGGACTAGGCAAATGTACGGTGAATGTAAATCAGGAAGAGGAATCTATCTAGGATTGATTTTTCACAAAATCATGTTTCATGCCAAGAAATAAAGCaatagaaaacaaaaatataagcGACTTGGGTCGAGATACTACTCACTGTAGGATAAGGCCATTTATAATGAATGTTCCACCATTCAAGCAATTTCTGCCTAGCCTCCTTCGGCAActtgcctttcttcttcttcttcgagaATTCTAGCTTTAGGTTATTGATGTGGTCACCATACAGGCGCAAGAGTCTATCTTTCAGTTCTCGATCCTCAGTTTTCGTCTGAGAGTCAGTAGCCTCTGTCTCTCCTCCACTTAGCTCCTCGTCAGATGATAAACCACCATCATCTTACGGACAAAAGTAAGAAGAAAATCACATTATGTAATTGCAAGAATGAAATACAGTCATTTTGTTTTCTAAACCGGTCATAGTGTGTAAATCATAATAAGCACGAATTGAAAATTGTAAGAGTTCACTGCATAAGAGAAacaattatttagttttgtTTACATTCATGTTTCAAATTCTATgaaatttctctctctctttttacCTTTTGCCAAATAAGTATATATGTGGTACTTGGTAGTGTGTCTGCAACTCTCTCAAAgtagataaattaaaaaaaatatacaagtaACATTGAAAGAGAAATTTTTAGCCCAAAATAAAATCAGCCAATCCTGATTGGCTGAACTAAAAGTAAGCCCAAGCCCAGAACTAGATATTGGTcctactaatatatatatatatatatatatatatatatatatatatatatatatatatggagatgatcGGACTTGTCCTaataagaatttaataaaattctatACGAAAAAAATATCGGTTGCCCCAAAAACTTAATTTCAATACATAAAGCCTAAATACAATATGAATGGTCTGGCCCCACTCATGACGGGCCCAGCAACTTTATCAAACAGCAGTCAACGGCTATTCATGTCTCTATCTCTACCCCACAAAAATTAagatccaaaaaaaaaatcacaatcgGTAACGAAATTCATCCACTCAAATTTCAACACACAATCACATAGCAAAAATCACTAATTCCTATTACCATAAAAATACACAAATGAGTATATGAGTTTGTATTAAAATGGACGAAGAATAAAAAACAAGAGCGGGCCCACAAATTATATACatatagagagagagggagcAAAAAGATAGGGCCCATATTTCGAAAACAAGCATTTAAAGGCAAGAGAAGGTGGGATGATAGCAGATGTGTGTGTGCATGTGTGGGTGAAAAAAGTGGGCCGGGCTTCAGCGTAAACCCCGGGCGCCCCATGTGAAAAAATTAGACCACCCGCTCTATCCGGGTTTTCGCCTACTGCCCCACCTTCTCTCACTATTTTTGTTCAATGAATGAAAAAATGTATGGTGGGGGAAAAGGAAGGGAGAGAAATAAAATCTCACAACAGTAATACTACTGCAAACTAAGTATATCAACATATATAAAACTATGCACTAGCATAAATACGATATTTATCAAGCCCCACATACATAATATTACAACTTTATGCGGAGGATTAGACATGGAAAGCATAAATACTTTATGCAAATTCTCAGACTACATACACAAGCATGATGCACAAAACGTTTTACATATTACGCCACGCGCAGTCGACCATGTAGGAGAAAGCATCGATCTTAGGATGTCGTCACGCGGAGATACAAGTGGACATAATAAGCATGTGGAAACAGTGTTTTAGTGTGCCATTAAGATCCTGTGTTAAAGCATTTAAGAGTGTAATTAAGAAAACAAAGACCACTAGACTCTAActgaaaatggaaatggaaTATATCCGAAAAGTTAGATTGTACTTTCAATCataataaaatactccatatatatatagctAATGGCAGCTGTTAACACTTCTAATCTTTTCCTAATCTAGATCTTTATCTCCTAATCTCATCCACCATTATAATAAGTTCATCAGCAGCAGTGCCAGTTCTAAACTCTGCAGCTGTCACAAGCATGTATACTAAGTAGATGGAAAGGCATAAATCATGGCAACTTTTCGTGGTCGAGCATGTAGGCTTAGACCTTATTAAAGCATGCAACTGGGATCGAAATCAGATCCTAATTGTACTTATCACACTAAACTACTGTTGTTGTGCTAATTATTAGTATAATCAAGAACACATAAATCCACTGTGTAGCAGAATCCGAATGGGAAAGCATGACATTATTCAAATATTTAAGCCACATTAGCATGTGAGTGACTAGTACTACTAAGACTCATACACTTCATACCACCATACAAAGAGGAAAAACAATATTGTCACATTAATAAATGTTTATTTTAGCTTTAAGAAAATGTGTGTTCATCTAAGTACaattctatttattttaataaaacaatTCAGGTGTAGACACGGCTTTAACTGCACACCAGTTAGCAATTAGACAATTACCAATGTTTTCTCAGCTTTCATGAAGGCTGAGCCAAAACTTGAAAGTTGGAACTTGAAACACATTTTAATAATCACGGCCACAGGCAGCAGCATACCAgatttaaaagaatatataagcATAACTCAATTTCCAGACAATTATTCAATATCCTTGAAAATAGAAAACCTATGCAGCATTTCACTAAATCATAGTACTCCATTGTTAAAGTTTACTTCTATATCTCACAGTTCGGACCAAGTCGTCCTATTCCATTGTTAAAGCTTAACATTCGGGACCAAAGAACATCAAATTAACATGACGGAAACAAGGCACATTGGCACCAAATGTTATTAGACTTTGCTAATACGATAAGTTTTGAAGTCCATTTATAGAGTACATATTTATACATGTGAAATTTCATAATATa from Salvia splendens isolate huo1 chromosome 15, SspV2, whole genome shotgun sequence encodes the following:
- the LOC121768440 gene encoding cysteine-rich receptor-like protein kinase 2; translation: MNMEKETMKKTRLMIKLMVIMLLPAALYAEPRSQKIKQICGTQREHNTTLFVPNFVAVMENISTQIRLSGFGVAEVGSGPDKNYGLAQCYGDLSPVDCVLCYAEARTVLPQCYPVNGGRIYLDGCFMRAENYSFFGEHTGPTDQAVCGNITRPQPAFHESVRQALSQAVSAAPSNYGYARAQVAVAQTRNQSAYVLADCWRTISPSACRECLVNASAAISGCLPASEGRALNTGCFMRYSDVNFLNPVPRNGSSRGRTIGIVIAAISAAAVLIMAAIIGFYIRKNRTIQKKRKGDVEKLVKTLHDQSLNFKHSTLEKATDSFNEANKLGQGGFGTVYKGVLPDGREIAVKRLFFNNKHRAADFYNEVNMISSVEHKNLVRLLGCSCSGPESLLVYEFLPNKSLDRFIFDSSNGKALYWEKRLEIIIGTAEGLVYLHENTKTRIIHRDIKASNILLDSRLRAKIADFGLARSFQEDKSHISTAIAGTLGYMAPEYLAHGQLTEKVDVYSYGVLLLEIITGRQNNRSKTTEYTDSLVTIAWNHFQRRTVEELFDPNLMLHNYSTIDIKSEILRAVHVGLLCTQEIPLLRPTMSKALLMLVGKEHLPAPTSPPFMDDKTMEFNNISLDTSPILNNGDAASVANLSQSLFLPR
- the LOC121768441 gene encoding 2-phytyl-1,4-beta-naphthoquinone methyltransferase, chloroplastic-like, which encodes MAALQFAFPSTAGGRHRPASRSIIRPVRCAADRQALFNRIAPVYDNLNDLLSLGMHRVWKRMAVSWSGVKEGDTVLDVCCGSGDLAFLLSEKVGISGKVIALDFSKEQLQIAATRQSAQAKACYKNIEWIEGDAADLPFPRSSFDAATIGYGLRNIVDRRKAMEEMYKVLKPGSKVSILDFNKSTSSLNSSVQDWMIDYIVVPIASGYALADEYQYLKSSIKEYLTGKELEQLAGEVGFSEAKFYEIGAGLMGNLVVTR